In the Ictidomys tridecemlineatus isolate mIctTri1 chromosome 10, mIctTri1.hap1, whole genome shotgun sequence genome, attaCTTTTTAACTTATATTTGTGGAGATTTTTAACAAGTTTAGAGCTTCTCTGGAATTTTTGTCTTTGATACTGGAGGTCCCCTGAAATAGTCAGATTAGGGTCCATTCGAAAAAACAGACGTTCTTTTAAGTatcacacactttttttttttaaacaatagattttttttctttattcctagcTCATTAATGTATCTgaacaattttgttttttcccttaaatatttatatttaagatatacatcatgatttttgttgttgttgttgtttattggatgttgaggattaaacccatgggtgcttaaccactaagccatatccccaaccctttctcttttattttttagtttgagacagagtcctaATAAGTTGTTTGGGctttgctaagttcctgaggctgaccttgaacttgagattttcctgcctcagcctctggagtctctgggattacaggcatgagcttcCACATCCAACTAGGATAAGAAATGGTTATGCACTCAAGCCAGTTAGCATATTCATCAGCTCACAGTTACCCTTTTTATCTaactattaattatttttaggTGTTTggctatttttgcttttgcttttgttttccttagTCATATTTCAAAGAATCTTGTTTCAATTCACAGAATCCTATTTTAATTCAGAGaaataagtagaatttttttctctggaaTATTGTTCCTTCCAAGAAAAGTGTAAGCAAATTGAGGTAAAAGAGTAGTACTCCTTTATCTCAGAGGCACTTGGAAAAAGCTCTTCAGGGGCCTCGGATTCTTGGTTATTTATCAGCTACATTGAAAGTTGGCCCAGATGGTTTCAAGAGTTAGAATTTCCATGACTTCATGTGCTGTTAGAAGGCTGCAGTAATGTATTTGAGGACCTGGGGGTTGATGAGGAGGCTAGGTCAGAACCATAAAGATACTTGAAATAATTAGTACATAATGttaaacagtatatatatatataatcaaggGCGAATCATGTGGTATAGGCTGCAGTTAAATCATGAAGTTAATTATTATGGGCTTGAAGTAGTTCTAAGTGAAAGAGTACAGTTAAATTGAGTCTGAAGGAGTAGAGGATGAGAGTGAATGTGGGGAGGGGTGAAAAGATTCTCAGGATAAGACAGACCTATGAGAAAGAACCTAGCATGCCAAGGGATGGGAAGACAATCATCCTATCTTGAGCAAAGCAAGGCATATATAAGGATTAGGGTGGACTTAATCTTCAGGGAGTCAGGATTAATTAGGAGACCCTTGCTTTGCTCATTGTATCCTTTCTGTGTCAttttaaccttaaaactaacacaATTGGACATATTTTGATGTTCTTAGGTCAGAGGGAAGATCCCTTCCTCTTACTAGTGTCTGTAACATTGtattcattttctcctttacaGATCACTACTGAGCATTTAACAAGAGAGCATTCTCAGCACTTTATGAATGGAGGTGAGATAAAAGTAGAACAGCTGTTTCAAGAATTTGGTAGCAGCAAATCTGGTACTCTTCAGTCAGATGGCATCACCGACTCTGAAAAATGCTCTCCAATTGTTTCTCAAGGGAAAAGTTCAGATagcttaaatataattaaatccaGCAGTTCATCCAAAGCACCCAAAGTGGTACCTCTGACCCCTGAGCAAGCGCTGAAGCAGTACAAACATCACCTCACTGCTTATGAGAAGCTGGAAATCATCAATTAcccagaaatttattttgttgGTCCAAATGCCAAGAAAAGACATGGAGTTGTTGGTGGTCCCAATAATGGGGGATATGATGATGCTGATGGGGCCTATATTCATGTCCCTCGAGACCATCTAGCTTATCGGTATGAGGTGCTGAAAATTATTGGCAAGGGGAGTTTTGGGCAAGTAGCTCGGGTCTATGATCACAAACTTCGACAGTATGTGGCCCTGAAAATGGTGCGCAATGAAAAGCGCTTTCATCGTCAAGCAGCTGAGGAGATCCGGATTTTAGAGCATCTTAAAAAACAGGATAAAACTGGTAGCATGAATGTTATCCACATGTTGGAAAGTTTCACGTTCCGGAACCATGTTTGCATGGCCTTTGAATTGCTGAGCATAGACCTTTAtgagctaattaaaaaaaataagtttcaaggCTTTAGTGTCCAGTTGGTACGCAAATTTGCCCAATCTATCTTGCAATCCTTGGATGCTCTTCACAAAAATAAGATCATTCACTGTGACCTGAAACCAGAAAACATTCTTCTGAAACACCACGGGCGCAGTGCAACTAAAGTCATTGACTTTGGGTCCAGTTGTTTTGAGTACCAGAAACTTTACACATATATCCAGTCTCGTTTCTACAGAGCTCCAGAGATCATCTTAGGGTGCCGCTACAGCACGCCTATTGACATATGGAGTTTTGGCTGCATCCTTGCAGAACTTTTAACAGGACAGCCTCTGTTCCCTGGAGAGGATGAAGGAGATCAGTTGGCTTGCATGATGGAGCTTCTAGGAATGCCACCACCAAAACTTTTAGAGCAATCCAAACGTGCCAAGTACTTTATTAACTCTAAGGGCCTACCTCGCTACTGCTCTGTGACTACTCAGGCAGATGGGAGGGTTGTACTTGTGGGGGGTCGCTCACGTAGGGGTAAAAAGCGGGGTCCCCCAGGCAGCAGAGACTGGGGGACAGCACTGAAAGGGTGTGATGACTACTTGTTTATAGAATTCCTGAAAAGATGTCTTCATTGGGACCCCTCTGCCCGCCTGACCCCAGCTCAAGCATTAAGACACCCCTGGATTAGCAAGTCTGTGCCCAGACCTCTCACCATTGAAAAGGTGTCAGGGAAACGAGTAGTTAATCCTACAAATGCTTTCCAGGGACTGGGTTCCAAGCTGCCTCCAGTTGTTGGAATTGCCAGTAAGCTTAAAGCTAACTTAATGTCAGAAACCAGTGGTGGTATACCTCTGTGCAGCGTGTTGCCAAAACTGATTAGCTAACGGACAGTTCAGAgatgcatatgtatgtattttaatacTTTGCAAACCTGCAAATGGAAAACAGTGTAAGCCTGTTGGTGGATATGTTTTTGTTAGactagacttcttttttttttaacaagacaaaacatttttatatgactATAAAAGAACTCTTCAAGGGCTAATTACCTAACCAGCTTGTATTGGCCATCTGGAATATACATTAAATGACTTTTTATAGGTCAATGCATCTTTCTTATTATCATCAGATGTACTTCAACCTTGTATATTTTATTGGGTTTGAATCTCTTTCTTCCAAGATGGATGGGATACCAAAAATATATGCTCACTACTCCTATCTCCCTCAGCATCTATTTTGGAGGGATAATTGGGAAGTTGTGGTAGTTGTAGAGGAGATGCAAAGCTAGATCTCTTGCTCCAGCAGGCCATTCTGTGGGCTTATTCTAAGTGAAGGGGCTCACAGCAGAATATGAGGTGAGGGA is a window encoding:
- the Dyrk3 gene encoding dual specificity tyrosine-phosphorylation-regulated kinase 3 isoform X1: MSYSARDTEKRPAPVRRSVVAQRRFPGRASVARRPCRSPSRPGAPSPSSRSWLVASEGARSCSVWQRIPGEASLPGGSLHSAGGRGPPSPPTAAPPPAGGPELKMGGTARGPGRKDAGPPGAGLPPQQRRLGDGVYDTFMMIDETKCPPCSNVLCNPSEPPPPRRLHITTEHLTREHSQHFMNGGEIKVEQLFQEFGSSKSGTLQSDGITDSEKCSPIVSQGKSSDSLNIIKSSSSSKAPKVVPLTPEQALKQYKHHLTAYEKLEIINYPEIYFVGPNAKKRHGVVGGPNNGGYDDADGAYIHVPRDHLAYRYEVLKIIGKGSFGQVARVYDHKLRQYVALKMVRNEKRFHRQAAEEIRILEHLKKQDKTGSMNVIHMLESFTFRNHVCMAFELLSIDLYELIKKNKFQGFSVQLVRKFAQSILQSLDALHKNKIIHCDLKPENILLKHHGRSATKVIDFGSSCFEYQKLYTYIQSRFYRAPEIILGCRYSTPIDIWSFGCILAELLTGQPLFPGEDEGDQLACMMELLGMPPPKLLEQSKRAKYFINSKGLPRYCSVTTQADGRVVLVGGRSRRGKKRGPPGSRDWGTALKGCDDYLFIEFLKRCLHWDPSARLTPAQALRHPWISKSVPRPLTIEKVSGKRVVNPTNAFQGLGSKLPPVVGIASKLKANLMSETSGGIPLCSVLPKLIS
- the Dyrk3 gene encoding dual specificity tyrosine-phosphorylation-regulated kinase 3 isoform X2 translates to MRLGDGVYDTFMMIDETKCPPCSNVLCNPSEPPPPRRLHITTEHLTREHSQHFMNGGEIKVEQLFQEFGSSKSGTLQSDGITDSEKCSPIVSQGKSSDSLNIIKSSSSSKAPKVVPLTPEQALKQYKHHLTAYEKLEIINYPEIYFVGPNAKKRHGVVGGPNNGGYDDADGAYIHVPRDHLAYRYEVLKIIGKGSFGQVARVYDHKLRQYVALKMVRNEKRFHRQAAEEIRILEHLKKQDKTGSMNVIHMLESFTFRNHVCMAFELLSIDLYELIKKNKFQGFSVQLVRKFAQSILQSLDALHKNKIIHCDLKPENILLKHHGRSATKVIDFGSSCFEYQKLYTYIQSRFYRAPEIILGCRYSTPIDIWSFGCILAELLTGQPLFPGEDEGDQLACMMELLGMPPPKLLEQSKRAKYFINSKGLPRYCSVTTQADGRVVLVGGRSRRGKKRGPPGSRDWGTALKGCDDYLFIEFLKRCLHWDPSARLTPAQALRHPWISKSVPRPLTIEKVSGKRVVNPTNAFQGLGSKLPPVVGIASKLKANLMSETSGGIPLCSVLPKLIS